The region GATGGCCTTCTCCACTTCCTGGAAGTGCGACACGTCAACCGACCAGGTGTTACCGAGGAAAGTCATCCCGTTCTCGCTCACGGCGAAGATGATTATGAACTCAGGGAAGATGTCCTCGACCAAGCGGGAGAGAATCGCCGCTACTGCAGCGGATTCCTTCTTCCCCCTTTTGTCGAACTCCTTGCTCTTGGCGTCCCATAGCTTCTTCGCTTCATCGCTCCAAACAATTTCAGTCTCCTTCCCGATGTAGTCGTTCTGCAACTTCTTCAGCTCATCCACCAACCACTTCTCCTCCGCAATCATCCACGGGGTGGGGATGCTCTGAGGTGCCCAACGACCGTCACAAATCCTGACTGCGAAGCGAGGAATGAAGCCGGAAAGGTAATTGTCCATCGACAGAGCGTTCGTCAAGTCGTCAAGCACAGAGGCAGAGCACCAAGTTAGATGCATCGCTGGCACCGAGATTGTCTTGCTGGCGAGACGTTTCTGGAATGAATCGCCGTCTTTGAGGAGTATGACTGTCTGCTCCCAACCCTGCGTGTAGTCTCGTTGAAAAGCCTTCAAGGTCTATGCAGTCTGTCGGAGAGCGCCTCATGAAGATTGGAACGGCCATAGGAGTTGTTCTCCTCGTGTTGAACTGGGGCGTGGTCGGCTATAGTCCTTCAGTCGGCGTAATGATGCTGTTTGATTCGCCAATCGTCAAAGTGGTTGCACTAGGCACTGCCGGAGTCATACTACTCGGCCTCGTCCTCTATGTGCTGGAATGAAAAGGAAATTGGTTTGAGCCTCGCCTCGGAAAGGACCATAGGGGAGGAAAAGCGGCACATATGATGAACTTAAACGTTGCGTTCTTCAAGGACTCACTA is a window of Candidatus Thermoplasmatota archaeon DNA encoding:
- a CDS encoding DUF3987 domain-containing protein, which translates into the protein MKAFQRDYTQGWEQTVILLKDGDSFQKRLASKTISVPAMHLTWCSASVLDDLTNALSMDNYLSGFIPRFAVRICDGRWAPQSIPTPWMIAEEKWLVDELKKLQNDYIGKETEIVWSDEAKKLWDAKSKEFDKRGKKESAAVAAILSRLVEDIFPEFIIIFAVSENGMTFLGNTWSVDVSHFQEVEKAIEPYVDDAIRLCDQVGGEKSVKKVRRILERTGRMTRSELVHSASNLGMRTIEVDEALRTLDATGEVVSGKTRSKKGKETRIYEYHKKRRW